A window from Chrysemys picta bellii isolate R12L10 chromosome 2, ASM1138683v2, whole genome shotgun sequence encodes these proteins:
- the STMN2 gene encoding stathmin-2 yields the protein MAKTAMAYKEKMKELSMLSLICSCFYPEPRNMNIYTYDDMEVKQINKRASGQAFELILKPPSPVSEAPRTLASPKKKELSREEIQKKLEAAEERRKSQEAQVLKHLAEKREHEREVLQKALEENNNFSKMAEEKLILKMEQIKENREANLAALIERLQEKERHAAEVRRNKELQVELSG from the exons CCTATAAGGAAAAGATGAAGGAGCTGTCCATGCTGTCTCTGATCTGCTCTTGTTTTTACCCTGAACCTCGCAACATGAATATCTATACATATGATG ATATGGAAGTGAAACAAATCAACAAACGTGCCTCTGGCCAGGCCTTTGAACTGATCTTAAAGCCACCATCTCCTGTCTCAGAAGCACCACGAACTTTAGCCTCTCCAAAGAAGAAAGAGCTGTCCCGTGAGGAGATCCAGAAAAAGCTGGAAGCTGCTGAGGAAAGGAGAAAG TCCCAGGAGGCCCAGGTGCTGAAACATCTGGCAGAAAAGAGAGAGCATGAGCGAGAAGTCCTTCAGAAGGCTTTGGAGGAGAACAATAACTTCAGCAAAATGGCAGAGGAAAAGCTGATACTGAAAATGGAACAGATCAAAGAAAACCGTGAAGCTAATTTAGCTGCTCTTATTGAACGTCTTCAAGAAAAG GAGAGGCATGCTGCAGAGGTCCGTAGAAACAAGGAGCTCCAGGTTGAACTGTCTGGCTGA